A window of Phalacrocorax carbo chromosome 12, bPhaCar2.1, whole genome shotgun sequence genomic DNA:
GCAAGAAAGGTAATTGCTTTTGTGCTAACTTACACTCCTTATTTTGGTGACTAATGTTGCTGTTGCACCTCTGCCAATGGAGGCGAACACAGAGTTTTATAAACCCACTGTTTGCTGGGGTGAGGGTCTTGACAGCCCACTGCAGACATGTTCAGTGGTCTCACACTTAGCTCCTCATCCAGACCAAAGTCTGCCTAAAGCAGCATCCAGTAAAATAGGCTTTAGGTGTGCAGAAAGCGCTCTTATATCCCCTGCCAGGTGGGCAGTGGTGAGCTGCTTGTTCGTTCTGCAGATTCTTTCCATAGATAATgtgaacaaaaatgaaaaccccAAGCCCATACAAGACAGAAGAAAGCTTCCTCGGAGCAGCGCGAGAAAACACGTCTTCCCATGATCCCTGTGAGGGCACAGCTCTTGCGCACACACAAATGCTGATGAAGTACCCTGCGTCTCTATTCTCCACAGTGAAGGACATGTGTTTGGACCAGAGGTGCCACGAGGGAGACTGCCTGGTTACGTTAACCCCACCTTATTTTCAGTGCAGCTGCAGTCACCCCTACAAGATACCCAACTGCCAACGAGGTGAGCACAGCCCCATCAGAAACGGTTCCCACTTAGCAGGGTGCTGAGTGAATTGCAGTGGGGACGGCATGGCAAGGTCACCTCACCACAGACAGTCAGCAGTGGGACATGACATGCAGCCCACACAGAGTGTGGTCCTGCCCTGGTCATCCAGCCTGAGTCTGCTATGGCTCCCATCTGTGGAGCTGGTCAGCGATGAGTCATGCTTGATTTACAGGGTGGTGGTTCACTCACTGGAGAGACCCCCTGTGATAAGTGTTTTTCAAGAGTTCATAAGAACTTAAGGCCAACAGGCTAAATGGGAGCTCCCCCAGTTCCCATCGGGCGTGCGAGTGACTGTACAATGTTCAGCAGAGTGACAAAGCTGTTCTGTGTCCTCCTCATTGACAGCATCTTCACCGTGCAAACCAAACCCATGCAAAAATGGAGGTATCTGCATACGGCACAGAATCAGATCAAAATTCACCTGCAAGTGCCCTGAACCTTTCAGAGGGAGATTCTGTGAGATCGGTATGTCACAGCTCCAGGGGAGAGGGTAGAGGCAAAGCCTTCAGACAGCCAAGGGCCGGCTCCACCCTGCAGTCACAGATTGATGTGCCATCGCACCAAGTACCTGGCTGCACCTGGGGCACTGGCCTCCTTCGGAATAGTGTTGGAGGAGGAGGCTGACTTCTGCAGCCACCATCAGCAAAGGGGGTCAAAACAGTTCCCATACTGATGTTTTCTGAGTGTACTTCAGCAAGGCCCCACCTGTATATAATGAGCAAGCACACATTTCCCGGAGGTTGCACATGTCCCATAGAGAAGGAATATTAGGCTTTCCTTAAACACCAGATATCTGATGTAGGGAAGATTCATATCCAGTTGCCTGTGACTTCCCAGGCTGAAGGGACAGCCACTGATACACAGATGGGTGGCCAAAGGCACAGGATTACCCCAGCCTGCATGGATAGCCTTTTGCCTCTGCAGCACTACCATGGGCACCATACCCCACACAGATTTCCAAAGAGAaggatttgtttctttctcctttaaaaactGATTGCACTTCAAACTCCATGTACCACAACCTACTCCACATTGCAGGTGGCATTTCCTCCACTTCACCTACAAGTTAGGTTCACAACCACACAATCTTCCTTTTGGCACATCCACTGCCCTAGCATGATAGCATGCTCTGCCCACTTCTGTCTAATCCTGCCGATACCACCTCTTGCCCAGGCCACTGACAGAGAGATTCTGCTTTGGCATTAAGACACTTCTTAGCTGCTAGGTCTTTACCATGCAAAGAGGTTTCAGGCATCTGAAGTCAATTAAGCTTCAAGCTGGACAGATGTGGGGACATCACTCTTATTTCTGGCCTATGTAGGATAAGGGATATGATTACATGACCCAGCAGGTCCTTCTGATCCTCCGTAAAATGAACACAGGgcaaagaagggaaggaagaggaagcatTTTGGGAAGGAACAccacaaaagtaattttcatgtCACATTGTCTTCCTACAGGAGTGGATGATTGTTATGAAGAGGCCTCCTCTAACTACAGAGGAAGAGTGAACCAAGCAGTGAATGGCAAGACCTGCCTGCACTGGAATTCCCACATTCTCTTGGACTACCCTATTAATGCCTTTATGGAGGATGCTGACTCTTATGGTATTGGTGAACATAACTTCTGCAGGTAAAGTTTTGAAGAAGGAACTGTACAGGTCTATATCAAAGAAAGCACTCATGAGAAACTGCTTATGAATTTGGCAAACTGATGATGTTAAGATCTCAATCTTTCTAGACGCTGCCTGCCTATAAAATACCAGGATGCTAGAGCTGCATTCCCTAAGTCACTATACTGATGTGAGGCTTCCAGAAGCAGCCCTTGTTTCCCTCAATAAGTCCCTCATTTTTCTTAGGGTTAAGATAGGTATGGGAATAGTAGAATGGCAGCAGCCCCACTCCCTTATCTCAAGCATCTTCATTGTCAAATCTTATGAAAGAGTATCTTTGAAAGTTTAGCTCTCATACGGGAGCATGAGGCTGCCCCCCTAagcatcctcagctccttcgCTGGTTTCATGATCTCTCCATTCCTGTTGGCTGACGCTTTCCACTGTTCCCTTCAGGAATCCTGATGAGGATGAAAAACCCTGGTGCTACATCAGAAAAAATCACAGAGTAGAATGGGAATTCTGTGATGTTTCACCCTGCTCAGGAACAGGTAAAGAATTATAAGTGAGCTGTTTGGCAGTGTGTAGGTGGTCCAGAGCCACAGGTGCCCCCCTGTTACTTAACTCCTCCAGTCTGATATTATGTCTGCATTATACATCTGCTGTCTCTTCCAACACAACTGTAGAGAGCCCATGGCCAACAGACAGCCCAACAGTCCAACATGGATCaaatgaaatattcaaaacatgTGGACAACCAGAAATTCAAAGGACACTCAAGAGGATCTATGGTGGAGCTAAGACTACAGCTGGCAAACATCCCTGGATGGCATCTCTGCAGATAAAGACTTCAAAAAAGAGTGAACATTTCTGTGGTGGAGTGTTAATTAAAGCATGCTGGGTTCTTACTGCTGGGCACTGCATTGAGTAGGTGCATGTCCTATGGCTAGGGtaaataaacatataaaaatcaGGATGGTTATTAAAAACAGTTTGGAATCCAAAGTATTGCAATCCGAATGATTGCATGGAAtcaaactgcaaagaaaacatatatgtgaaaaaatgaacccatatatgaaaatatacatATACTTAAAATTGTTGCTTGCTGGAATAACAAACTTACCCCCAACTCATGTAATACGAGCTAAAATAGTTGTGtgagaggaaaagaggaggaatgtCACAAAGTTTTGCAATGTATGAAGGAAGGAATTGATTAAAACCTCAGGGGATATTGGGGTATCCTAAGCCACATCACATATTGCATCATAATTAGAGATCTCCAGGACAGCCAAAagatgctttttgctttcagttgttTATGTGCCAGCTAGCTTAGGACATGACTTTTCCTTTAACGTTTTTGTTGAGCAGGTTGGAAACTACTATCCTTGGAAATCAGTAAATTATACACTGGAGAACATTCCAGCACAGGTGATTTTAAGTATGCCCAGACAATGGCAAGTAATTGTACTCCCAGGTCTCCATGAGTTACCACTCATCATCTTGGCCGCAATAAAAGGCTGCATGTGCACCACTATTCTGTCCGAAAATGCAAAGAAGAGTATTCACACAGCtttcaataattttatttcatgactGCAATGAGTTAAGAGCACATGTACTGTCCAACACCACCGCTGACTAAGCCCTCCTGCAATGATCTTAGGAAATCTTCTGGCCATGCTCTACAAGAGGAAGCAATATCTTGACTTCTAGATACTAAAGATGCAGGTTTTCACCACCACTGATAGACAAAGTCTGCAggtaatttacttttttttttttttcagacaaccAGCAGATGATCTCCAAGTAGTCCTTGGAAAGCAAGACCTCAAGAAGAGAGAGCATCAAGAGCAAATATTTGATGTGGAGAAGATCATCGTACATTACAAATACAGAGAGAAGAATGGTGTCCCACACAATGATATTGGTAAATCCCCTTTACTGAATATTCATGTGGCTCACCTCCAACCTCAGCTGTTTGAAGCGCCTCTCTCCAACTAAAGTCAATGAAAGATTCCCATTGAGAATATATTCTGGAAATAATTAGGCCAAAATGTGGTTTAGACCAATTTGAATCTTTGGGGTGTGAATTGTGGTGGGCAGGCAGAAGTCACGGGCGGGGAGAGGTAAAAAATAGGGGCCAGTCTAGCATGTAGTGCAAATAGCACGTCAGGTATACGCAGCTTTGCAGAGAGTTGGCCCACAGGCTGGTAGCGATGGCTGGGGATTAAAATTAGCTACaaatactttttgttgttgtttatctTCTCTCCAGCACTACTTAAATTGAAGCCAGTTGATGGTCACTGTGCAGTGGAAACAAAGTATGTGAAAACAGCATGTCTGCCTAACTTCTTCTTTCCCGTTGGGACCGACTGCTTCATTTCTGGATGGGGCAGGACAGAGACAGGTATCATGGGCTAGCTGGGTTTTGGTGGGTACTTCCATGGCAAGGTGGGCTGGTAGCTTCAGCAACAATTGCCGGGCCAAATGTGGACCTAGGCGCTTAGTGAAACCAAGACATGGAATTCAAAACTAAGGACAGCTTAACCCTGCCATAGAAATTACTCATTAGCAGAAATCTCCAACTGCTAGACCAACCAAACCTTTCagagttctgaaaaaaatccctggcacattttttttgcttgccATCTGACGCATCATGTCATGGTTTCATCTGAAGGCAGCAATAGAAGCAATAAGGTATCGAGAGAGGCTATTGTATAGTTTGTGTGTTTCAAGACAGGACCAAGAAAGAGGGGAACTTTCACATGGTTTTCCAGCCCATTGGGTCAGATAaagcttttcagaagcagcatctGGATCTTCAgatgcactgaaaaataaaaaaaaaaaaaatccaaagctttTCGAGTTCAACCAGCTCTATCCAAAACCTTTCTTGCCCGTGGTAAATCCTAAGGGGAGAAATTACTATGCTTAAAAAATGATAATGgcaattttctgaaaaatgcacTTTCTCATGTTCTGATTGATGTGTTGctgtaaagcagcagaaagaaaatttgtcACTGAGGCTGCAAGTAGGTGTCCTAGTGCTTTGTGACTGATACAGCCTGATACGATACATAGGACCAAATTCTCCCTTCTGATGTAACTCTCATTGAAGTCCACAAGAGACAAGCATGTTCATTTGATCGGAATGCACCAACAGAATTTAAtggacattttttaaaagttccaaATAGAAAGTCTGTCTTAAAAAGGATacagggaaattttttttaaccccaaCAAAGACTATCAAGTACCCTGTACGTGTTCAAACTAGATTGGCTCCGTCTTTGAGCAGAGTTATTATTAGCATTTCAGGAAATCACTGCAGAAATTGAATATTTCCTGAAATTCAAGCAGAACCAAACTTATAAACCACCTTTAATTATCTACAGATGTAGTGCTTTGAAACTCTGGCTATTGCCTTTAGATGTCAAGTTATGTCTTTAGATTCACTATAATTAATCATTGCCCTTAAATATTGtatgattttcagttttcatctgTTTCATTAGCCTGCATGTTAAAACATCTAATGGCACCAGTCTGAGAAGTGCTGAGTGGGTTGAAGTCCCACTGGGGCCTTGGGAGCTGCAGACAACCAGCACCTTTGAAAAGCAGGATTACACGGGTAGAGCTGATCAGAACTAAATTCTGAATaccttcctttgcttttgttcagGCAATAACTCGGTGTCCTGAGTGAAGCTTCCAGGCTCCAACTCTCACCCTTATCATCTCAGataattcttttcttcccaggctAGCCCATGCATCCCCCCTgctcttcccccttcccatccAAATGGCAAGCAAGCTCATATTTTGAACAAAGACAACATGTAACAGGATTGCGA
This region includes:
- the HABP2 gene encoding hyaluronan-binding protein 2 isoform X4, translated to MVNTALTLQVLPLAILLGNTYLCTSYFLSLADLLHDEAHDYKYYDEHTQLEQDPFLQQQSSEDPDWFEEYFGYNDNTKADPCSSNPCKNNGRCENRGNNFSCLCPEPYAGTTCKKVKDMCLDQRCHEGDCLVTLTPPYFQCSCSHPYKIPNCQRASSPCKPNPCKNGGICIRHRIRSKFTCKCPEPFRGRFCEIGVDDCYEEASSNYRGRVNQAVNGKTCLHWNSHILLDYPINAFMEDADSYGIGEHNFCRNPDEDEKPWCYIRKNHRVEWEFCDVSPCSGTESPWPTDSPTVQHGSNEIFKTCGQPEIQRTLKRIYGGAKTTAGKHPWMASLQIKTSKKSEHFCGGVLIKACWVLTAGHCIEQPADDLQVVLGKQDLKKREHQEQIFDVEKIIVHYKYREKNGVPHNDIALLKLKPVDGHCAVETKYVKTACLPNFFFPVGTDCFISGWGRTETDEVSRQLLDANVRLISQRKCNAPRAYDHILDESMFCAGNLQRPRADSCQGDSGGPLTCVENGSYYVYGLVSWGDECGLKNKPGVYTQNF
- the HABP2 gene encoding hyaluronan-binding protein 2 isoform X1, with amino-acid sequence MVNTALTLQVLPLAILLGNTYLCTSYFLSLADLLHDEAHDYKYYDEHTQLEQDPFLQQQSSEDPDWFEEYFGYNDNTKADPCSSNPCKNNGRCENRGNNFSCLCPEPYAGTTCKKVKDMCLDQRCHEGDCLVTLTPPYFQCSCSHPYKIPNCQRASSPCKPNPCKNGGICIRHRIRSKFTCKCPEPFRGRFCEIGVDDCYEEASSNYRGRVNQAVNGKTCLHWNSHILLDYPINAFMEDADSYGIGEHNFCRNPDEDEKPWCYIRKNHRVEWEFCDVSPCSGTESPWPTDSPTVQHGSNEIFKTCGQPEIQRTLKRIYGGAKTTAGKHPWMASLQIKTSKKSEHFCGGVLIKACWVLTAGHCIEQPADDLQVVLGKQDLKKREHQEQIFDVEKIIVHYKYREKNGVPHNDIALLKLKPVDGHCAVETKYVKTACLPNFFFPVGTDCFISGWGRTETDEVSRQLLDANVRLISQRKCNAPRAYDHILDESMFCAGNLQRPRADSCQGDSGGPLTCVENGSYYVYGLVSWGDECGLKNKPGVYTQVTKFLSWIKSVIRSESRSIH
- the HABP2 gene encoding hyaluronan-binding protein 2 isoform X3; the protein is MQSIISSRQSIIHGAIGPALGESFLKCLYEAHDYKYYDEHTQLEQDPFLQQQSSEDPDWFEEYFGYNDNTKADPCSSNPCKNNGRCENRGNNFSCLCPEPYAGTTCKKVKDMCLDQRCHEGDCLVTLTPPYFQCSCSHPYKIPNCQRASSPCKPNPCKNGGICIRHRIRSKFTCKCPEPFRGRFCEIGVDDCYEEASSNYRGRVNQAVNGKTCLHWNSHILLDYPINAFMEDADSYGIGEHNFCRNPDEDEKPWCYIRKNHRVEWEFCDVSPCSGTESPWPTDSPTVQHGSNEIFKTCGQPEIQRTLKRIYGGAKTTAGKHPWMASLQIKTSKKSEHFCGGVLIKACWVLTAGHCIEQPADDLQVVLGKQDLKKREHQEQIFDVEKIIVHYKYREKNGVPHNDIALLKLKPVDGHCAVETKYVKTACLPNFFFPVGTDCFISGWGRTETDEVSRQLLDANVRLISQRKCNAPRAYDHILDESMFCAGNLQRPRADSCQGDSGGPLTCVENGSYYVYGLVSWGDECGLKNKPGVYTQVTKFLSWIKSVIRSESRSIH
- the HABP2 gene encoding hyaluronan-binding protein 2 isoform X2, whose product is MVNTALTLQVLPLAILLGNTYLCTSYFLSLADLLHDEAHDYKYYDEHTQLEQDPFLQQQSSEDPDWFEEYFGYNDNTKDPCSSNPCKNNGRCENRGNNFSCLCPEPYAGTTCKKVKDMCLDQRCHEGDCLVTLTPPYFQCSCSHPYKIPNCQRASSPCKPNPCKNGGICIRHRIRSKFTCKCPEPFRGRFCEIGVDDCYEEASSNYRGRVNQAVNGKTCLHWNSHILLDYPINAFMEDADSYGIGEHNFCRNPDEDEKPWCYIRKNHRVEWEFCDVSPCSGTESPWPTDSPTVQHGSNEIFKTCGQPEIQRTLKRIYGGAKTTAGKHPWMASLQIKTSKKSEHFCGGVLIKACWVLTAGHCIEQPADDLQVVLGKQDLKKREHQEQIFDVEKIIVHYKYREKNGVPHNDIALLKLKPVDGHCAVETKYVKTACLPNFFFPVGTDCFISGWGRTETDEVSRQLLDANVRLISQRKCNAPRAYDHILDESMFCAGNLQRPRADSCQGDSGGPLTCVENGSYYVYGLVSWGDECGLKNKPGVYTQVTKFLSWIKSVIRSESRSIH